One region of Limnospira fusiformis SAG 85.79 genomic DNA includes:
- a CDS encoding DUF5331 domain-containing protein — MAFFQEFTTALKQKWLDYYQANREWLVLQMDISSIPTPDGGRRPSSALILGTINALDPEAALLMFPFSKLNPDPEKLIEVLGLHFDPDHELVRISDSPDQPPVSQEPVKAAPGDHPPQVITPEPEPEEELVSDGLDDAQQKLDLLDGATDDLASDDMDLGLGDDATDDLATDDMDLGLGDDATDDLATDDMDLGLGDAGDDLATDDMDLGLGDAGDDLATDDMDLGLGDDATDDLATDDMDLGLGDAGDDLATDDMDLGLGDAGDDLATDDMDLGLGDDATDDLATDDMDLGLGDAGDDLATDDMDLGLGDAGDDLATDDMDLGLGDAGDDLATDDMDLGLDLDDAGDDLATDDMDLGLDLDDAGDDLATDDMDLGLDLDDAGDDLATDDLDLEESNPFKDDSSDDIGELDLSLDGDDDLGDFGSSSDDDLDIGDLNDDDSDLGDLGDLGDLGDLEEISLEELGEVTTGDTDKFDLDLDSLTESNDDDISISDFK, encoded by the coding sequence ATGGCTTTCTTCCAGGAGTTTACTACTGCCCTGAAACAAAAATGGTTAGACTACTATCAGGCTAATCGTGAATGGTTGGTTTTACAAATGGACATCAGTTCCATTCCCACCCCGGATGGAGGTAGAAGGCCATCCTCAGCCCTAATCTTGGGGACTATCAACGCCTTGGACCCAGAAGCGGCTCTGTTGATGTTCCCCTTTTCCAAACTTAATCCAGATCCAGAAAAGTTGATTGAGGTTCTGGGTTTACATTTTGACCCAGATCATGAGCTGGTTAGGATTTCTGATTCACCTGATCAGCCTCCGGTGTCTCAAGAACCTGTAAAGGCTGCGCCGGGAGACCATCCTCCCCAAGTTATAACACCTGAACCAGAGCCAGAGGAAGAATTAGTTAGCGATGGCTTAGATGATGCTCAGCAAAAATTAGACCTCCTTGATGGTGCTACCGATGACTTAGCCAGCGACGACATGGATTTAGGTCTCGGTGATGATGCTACCGATGACTTAGCTACCGATGACATGGATTTAGGTCTCGGTGATGATGCTACCGATGACTTAGCCACCGATGACATGGATTTAGGTCTCGGTGATGCTGGGGATGACTTAGCCACCGATGACATGGATTTAGGTCTCGGTGATGCTGGGGATGACTTAGCCACCGATGACATGGATTTAGGTCTCGGTGATGATGCTACCGATGACTTAGCCACCGATGACATGGATTTAGGTCTCGGTGATGCTGGGGATGACTTAGCCACCGATGACATGGATTTAGGTCTCGGTGATGCTGGGGATGACTTAGCCACCGATGACATGGATTTAGGTCTCGGTGATGATGCTACCGATGACTTAGCCACCGATGACATGGATTTAGGTCTCGGTGATGCTGGGGATGACTTAGCCACCGATGACATGGATTTAGGTCTCGGTGATGCTGGGGATGACTTAGCCACCGATGACATGGATTTAGGTCTCGGTGATGCTGGGGATGACTTAGCCACCGATGACATGGATTTAGGTTTAGACCTAGATGATGCTGGGGATGACTTAGCCACCGATGACATGGATTTAGGTTTAGACCTAGATGATGCTGGGGATGACTTAGCCACCGATGACATGGATTTAGGTTTAGACCTAGATGATGCTGGGGATGATCTAGCTACGGATGATTTAGATTTAGAGGAAAGTAATCCATTTAAAGATGATTCCTCAGATGATATCGGAGAGCTAGATCTTAGCCTAGATGGAGATGATGATTTAGGAGACTTTGGTAGTTCCTCTGATGATGATTTAGATATAGGAGACTTGAATGATGACGACAGCGATTTAGGCGATTTAGGAGACTTAGGAGACTTAGGAGATTTAGAGGAAATCAGTTTAGAAGAGCTAGGAGAGGTAACGACTGGAGATACAGATAAGTTTGATTTAGATCTGGACAGCCTGACCGAATCAAATGATGATGATATCTCAATATCAGACTTTAAATAA
- the bchL gene encoding ferredoxin:protochlorophyllide reductase (ATP-dependent) iron-sulfur ATP-binding protein, producing MKLAVYGKGGIGKSTTSCNISVALAKRGKKVLQIGCDPKHDSTFTLTGFLIPTIIDTLQEKDYHYEDVWPEDVIYKGYGGVDCVEAGGPPAGAGCGGYVVGETVKLLKELNAFDEYDVILFDVLGDVVCGGFAAPLNYADYCMIVTDNGFDALFAANRISASVREKSRTHPLRLAGLIGNRTSKRDLIDKYVESVPMPVLEVLPLIEDIRVSRVKGKTLFEMAETDPSLSYVCDYYLNIADQILSQPEGVVPKDAPDRELFSLLSDFYLNPTKPSVQTQEDELDLMMV from the coding sequence GTGAAACTCGCAGTATATGGGAAAGGTGGAATTGGCAAATCAACAACCAGTTGCAATATTTCCGTGGCCCTAGCCAAACGGGGTAAAAAAGTCCTGCAAATTGGCTGCGATCCCAAACACGACAGCACATTTACCCTCACAGGGTTCCTAATTCCTACCATTATTGATACCTTGCAGGAAAAAGACTATCACTATGAGGATGTATGGCCCGAAGATGTCATCTATAAAGGCTATGGCGGCGTTGATTGTGTAGAAGCAGGTGGTCCCCCGGCTGGTGCTGGCTGTGGTGGCTATGTAGTGGGAGAAACCGTTAAACTTCTCAAAGAACTAAATGCCTTTGATGAATACGATGTCATCCTGTTTGATGTTCTTGGGGACGTGGTTTGTGGTGGTTTCGCCGCCCCCCTAAATTATGCTGACTATTGCATGATTGTCACCGACAATGGCTTTGATGCCTTATTTGCGGCTAATCGCATCTCCGCTTCTGTGCGGGAAAAATCTCGGACTCACCCCCTACGGTTAGCCGGTTTGATCGGAAACCGGACTTCTAAGCGGGATCTGATTGATAAATATGTTGAGTCGGTCCCTATGCCAGTTTTGGAGGTATTGCCGCTAATTGAAGATATCCGGGTATCTCGGGTTAAGGGGAAAACCCTGTTTGAGATGGCGGAAACTGACCCATCCCTAAGTTATGTCTGCGATTACTATCTGAATATTGCTGATCAAATCTTGTCTCAGCCGGAGGGTGTAGTTCCCAAAGATGCGCCAGATCGGGAATTGTTCTCTCTTCTGTCTGATTTTTACCTCAATCCAACCAAGCCTTCTGTTCAAACTCAGGAAGATGAGCTAGACCTGATGATGGTTTAA
- a CDS encoding ShlB/FhaC/HecB family hemolysin secretion/activation protein, translating to MSLHIRLIGCQMTTVGLILFSPLVSAQALFSPNCNSAECLGLSQSFPLPPQSDPNRDRFLQPLPSPPQIPPNGEPEIETPPPSSPPIPGDDTPFPISEIQIIGSSILSTEEINAIASTVSNQTITLNQLQNIADQITEIYLRRGYMTSRAVVPQQTITDGVVEILVIEGSLEKIEVEGTRRLNPNYIISRVNLGAKTPLNTLQLENQLRLLRLNPLFDSVEASLRPGGGEGQSILVVRVTEANPIQLSFSLDNYSPPSIGSQRLGVNFSHLNLTGRGDFLLVSYKTTRLITGGESDILDFIYSIPVNAMDGTIQLRIPPYRNRVITEEFADLNIQGNSQLYEISYRQPLVRTPWEEFALSAGLSYQESQTLVDNQGLRFGFGPDDDGVTRLVVLKLGQDYIRRDRLGVWALRSQFSLGLGILNATNTKFLPNSDFVSWLGQIQRLQRIGDNHLLILQGDLQLAANPLFPSQQFVIGGAQSLRGYRQNVRAGDNGFRFSIEDRITLKRDRLNLPTLQLAPFLDMGQVWNHPNNPNSLPSQTFLVGGGLGLLWEPIPHLNIRLDYGFPLIQLRDRGDNLQDHGIYFNLVYTLN from the coding sequence ATGAGTTTACATATTCGATTGATAGGTTGTCAAATGACTACCGTTGGGTTGATTCTGTTTTCCCCCCTCGTTTCAGCCCAGGCTTTATTTTCCCCTAACTGTAATTCCGCAGAGTGTTTAGGACTTTCTCAAAGTTTCCCCCTACCACCCCAAAGCGACCCTAACCGCGATCGCTTTTTACAACCCCTCCCGTCACCCCCCCAAATACCACCCAACGGGGAACCGGAAATAGAAACACCACCCCCCTCGTCCCCGCCAATTCCCGGTGATGATACTCCCTTCCCCATTAGTGAAATTCAAATAATTGGCAGTAGTATTCTATCGACTGAGGAAATTAATGCGATCGCCTCTACCGTATCAAACCAGACCATCACCCTCAACCAACTGCAAAATATAGCCGATCAGATTACAGAAATCTATCTGAGACGGGGTTATATGACTTCCCGGGCTGTGGTTCCCCAACAGACTATCACAGATGGGGTCGTGGAAATTCTGGTCATAGAGGGAAGTTTAGAAAAAATCGAGGTCGAAGGAACCCGCCGCCTTAATCCTAACTACATTATCAGTCGGGTGAATTTGGGCGCAAAAACTCCCCTAAATACCCTACAACTGGAAAATCAACTGCGACTATTGCGACTTAATCCCCTATTTGACTCTGTAGAGGCTAGTCTGCGTCCAGGAGGTGGCGAGGGACAGAGTATTTTAGTGGTCCGAGTCACAGAAGCTAATCCCATACAGCTTAGTTTTAGCTTAGATAACTATTCCCCCCCCAGTATTGGTAGCCAACGTTTGGGGGTTAATTTTAGTCACCTGAACCTCACGGGAAGGGGTGATTTCCTCTTGGTTTCCTATAAAACTACTCGCCTAATTACTGGGGGGGAGTCGGATATCTTAGATTTTATCTACTCTATCCCGGTTAATGCCATGGATGGTACGATTCAACTGCGGATTCCTCCTTATCGCAATCGGGTGATTACCGAAGAGTTTGCAGACCTCAATATTCAGGGGAACTCTCAGCTTTACGAAATTAGCTATCGTCAGCCTTTGGTGAGGACTCCCTGGGAGGAGTTCGCTTTATCTGCGGGGTTGAGTTATCAGGAAAGTCAAACTTTGGTGGATAATCAGGGGTTGCGCTTTGGCTTTGGTCCAGATGATGATGGTGTGACCCGTCTGGTGGTTCTCAAGTTGGGACAAGACTATATCCGACGCGATCGCCTGGGAGTTTGGGCTTTGCGATCGCAGTTTAGTTTAGGCTTGGGGATATTAAATGCTACTAATACCAAATTTCTGCCCAATAGCGATTTTGTCAGTTGGCTAGGACAGATACAACGGCTACAGCGTATCGGTGACAATCACCTTTTGATTCTTCAGGGAGATCTACAGTTAGCCGCTAACCCCCTATTTCCCTCTCAACAGTTTGTTATCGGTGGCGCGCAGTCTTTGCGTGGCTACCGTCAGAATGTCCGCGCCGGGGATAATGGCTTTCGATTCTCTATTGAGGACAGAATTACCCTTAAACGCGATCGCTTGAATTTACCTACTTTACAGTTAGCACCTTTTCTCGATATGGGCCAGGTTTGGAATCATCCCAACAACCCTAATAGTTTACCCAGTCAGACCTTTTTGGTGGGAGGGGGTCTGGGGTTACTATGGGAACCTATCCCTCATCTGAATATCCGTTTAGATTATGGTTTCCCCCTCATACAACTTCGCGATCGTGGCGACAATCTTCAGGATCATGGCATCTACTTCAATCTAGTTTATACCCTTAACTAG
- a CDS encoding DUF928 domain-containing protein, protein MVKTTPTILWTTLLGALCTQTIVWGSLVRPAIAYPSNGDVIIQNQPSPWLIAFDPPQRGVPGRRYGGGTRGEVCADYASLISLIPVSTMGLTAHEKPQLFFYLPVASRDTPIKLLVTKLPDSESPETEEIVIYRTEFQLDMENPGIVGIDLADLDGFPGLEVNQYYHWYLTILCDPVNQSVNPIVDGWIKRIDLDSDQIQTLEGLNGSDRLKFYTEKTLWYDMVAAFSELLSDNRRDTEVQQAWLELLRSENLEQAGRNQVRLYEQPFIPGSGGLRNQLRSD, encoded by the coding sequence ATGGTTAAGACAACCCCTACTATTTTGTGGACAACTCTGTTGGGTGCGCTGTGTACCCAAACCATTGTCTGGGGTAGCCTAGTGCGACCAGCGATCGCCTACCCATCCAACGGAGATGTAATCATTCAAAATCAACCATCTCCATGGTTAATAGCCTTCGACCCACCCCAGCGGGGAGTTCCCGGAAGACGGTACGGGGGAGGAACCAGAGGGGAGGTATGTGCTGACTATGCAAGCCTCATCAGTCTAATTCCCGTTTCCACGATGGGTTTGACCGCCCATGAGAAACCCCAATTGTTCTTTTATCTCCCGGTAGCTAGTCGGGATACCCCCATTAAGTTACTTGTGACTAAGTTACCAGATTCAGAGTCTCCCGAAACAGAAGAAATAGTGATTTATAGGACCGAATTTCAACTGGATATGGAAAATCCTGGCATTGTGGGCATAGATCTGGCGGATCTCGATGGCTTTCCGGGTTTGGAAGTGAACCAATATTATCACTGGTACCTGACAATTTTATGTGATCCAGTCAATCAATCGGTGAACCCAATTGTGGATGGTTGGATCAAAAGGATCGACTTAGACTCTGATCAAATTCAGACATTAGAAGGACTCAATGGGAGCGATCGCCTAAAATTTTATACAGAAAAGACCCTTTGGTATGATATGGTCGCCGCCTTTTCGGAATTACTTTCAGATAATCGAAGAGATACTGAGGTCCAGCAGGCTTGGCTAGAATTGTTAAGATCGGAGAATCTCGAGCAAGCAGGTCGTAACCAGGTGCGTCTGTATGAACAACCTTTTATTCCGGGTAGTGGCGGGTTACGCAATCAACTCCGTTCTGACTAA
- a CDS encoding transglutaminase-like domain-containing protein, which translates to MNLNLTNVGTTSNYRHRTIRPMGVSSLYGITFVGKNCLAIDSLRGFLLRIDPETDNATVVNPYQTSEFADVTGLAVWSNDLWFTRYNTVYVCREALVGENIASLKPEPLVTLPYNLDGIAVWNSTLYISSQQGGCIFVYSLISGREITRFYAPGIGVENLTVRDEELWVCDRLEQTVYCLERGTGETKFNVLTPFEYPTGLGFYTDPETGEEVLYVAYAGDELFIRDDPNSYEQYQLAKRDRTFIHPLYFHYNESQRYATSNGYLIEMSYVEEIEPLEEIYLEDVEWRIALPSETDRQKVREISYIGTPFTEEIEAGERVAVFKFKPLNSAERRIFGWKALLEVRGIKYQIHPLDVEKIQPLTQEFKDKYLVDNDNLAMESSIVRQAAEEAVGTETNILRKLLSVRNYVYDRLDYSLTAKIETPDVVLDRGIGSCGEYVGVLLALGRLNEIPCRTVGRYKCPAFADRRGVPLEPEYNHVWLEFYIPGFGWVPMESNPDDTGGSGPYPLRFFMGLAWYHIEIGKGLKFQRLTNQGLPVDKEKVSLGNLAINHVRFTILDELPAI; encoded by the coding sequence ATGAATCTCAATTTAACGAATGTTGGAACAACTAGCAATTATCGGCACAGAACTATCAGACCCATGGGGGTTTCCTCGCTCTATGGTATCACTTTTGTTGGCAAAAATTGTTTGGCGATCGATTCCTTGCGGGGGTTCTTGTTGAGGATAGACCCGGAAACTGATAATGCTACGGTGGTGAATCCTTATCAGACTTCTGAGTTTGCTGATGTAACGGGTTTGGCGGTGTGGTCTAATGATTTATGGTTTACTCGCTACAATACGGTTTATGTTTGTCGAGAGGCTTTGGTCGGTGAGAATATCGCTAGTCTGAAACCGGAACCTTTGGTAACTCTCCCCTATAATCTTGATGGGATTGCCGTTTGGAACTCTACCCTTTATATTAGTTCTCAACAGGGGGGGTGCATTTTTGTTTATAGTCTCATTAGCGGTCGGGAAATTACCCGGTTTTATGCTCCCGGAATTGGGGTCGAAAATTTGACGGTGCGAGATGAGGAATTGTGGGTATGCGATCGCCTCGAACAAACCGTTTATTGTCTCGAACGTGGTACCGGGGAAACTAAGTTTAATGTGTTAACTCCCTTTGAGTATCCCACGGGTTTGGGGTTCTATACTGACCCGGAAACCGGAGAAGAAGTGCTATATGTCGCCTATGCGGGAGATGAATTATTTATCCGAGATGACCCTAACTCCTATGAACAATATCAACTAGCTAAACGCGATCGCACTTTTATTCATCCCCTCTATTTTCACTACAATGAGTCCCAAAGATATGCCACATCTAACGGATATCTGATTGAGATGTCCTATGTAGAGGAAATCGAACCTTTAGAAGAGATTTACCTAGAAGATGTAGAATGGCGTATCGCCCTACCCTCCGAGACTGATCGCCAAAAAGTTCGGGAAATTTCCTATATTGGGACTCCCTTCACCGAGGAAATAGAAGCCGGAGAAAGGGTAGCCGTTTTTAAGTTTAAACCCCTCAACTCCGCCGAAAGACGTATCTTTGGCTGGAAAGCATTATTAGAAGTCCGAGGAATTAAATATCAAATCCATCCTTTAGATGTGGAAAAAATCCAGCCATTAACTCAGGAATTTAAGGATAAATATCTAGTAGATAATGATAACCTCGCTATGGAATCATCCATAGTCCGTCAAGCCGCTGAAGAAGCCGTGGGGACAGAAACTAATATTCTGCGGAAATTATTAAGTGTTCGGAATTATGTTTACGATCGCCTTGACTACAGCCTTACCGCTAAAATTGAAACCCCAGACGTGGTACTAGACCGGGGGATAGGGTCCTGCGGTGAGTATGTGGGGGTATTGCTGGCTTTGGGACGGCTAAATGAAATACCCTGTCGGACGGTGGGACGCTACAAATGTCCGGCTTTTGCTGATCGCCGGGGCGTTCCCCTAGAACCAGAGTATAATCATGTTTGGCTGGAGTTCTATATTCCTGGCTTTGGCTGGGTTCCTATGGAGTCTAACCCTGATGATACTGGTGGTAGTGGACCTTATCCTTTACGGTTTTTTATGGGCTTGGCTTGGTATCATATAGAAATAGGTAAGGGGCTGAAGTTTCAACGCCTGACTAACCAGGGGCTTCCTGTCGATAAGGAAAAAGTCTCTCTAGGGAATTTGGCGATTAACCATGTTCGGTTTACCATTTTGGATGAACTGCCAGCCATTTAG
- a CDS encoding IS630-like element ISAtsp4 family transposase, producing MPRRISIAPHLSTEELGRADHQAQEGLESRQYQIIWLLAKGKTTEEVQEITGYSRIWIYELVKRYNQLGLKGLGARRKGNPGHPPLIDDVTQAQLWQALQGTAPDGGLWNGRQVADWLTGVTGRKISRQRGWEILRQMTFRLRVPRPAHIESDEDEQQAWKKKLVTELEGLRRRYPDAQVQLWSEDEHRLGLKPVMRRIYVAEDCQPLAHINWKFEWLWLYGFVRPETGETYWWIIPYVNTTLFSRVLQEFAAEFKLGPNQHIMLVVDQAGWHISKNLKVPEGLHLMFLPSHSPELQPAERLWPLVDEPIANRSFENLDQLEELLCARCRSLWKQRELIRGLTSFHWWPQTETLL from the coding sequence ATGCCCAGACGAATTAGTATAGCTCCCCACTTAAGTACCGAAGAACTTGGCCGGGCTGATCACCAAGCCCAAGAGGGCTTGGAAAGTCGCCAATATCAAATTATTTGGTTGTTGGCTAAGGGGAAGACCACGGAGGAAGTCCAAGAAATTACGGGCTACAGTCGCATCTGGATTTATGAATTGGTAAAGAGATACAACCAATTGGGATTAAAAGGGCTGGGTGCGCGCCGAAAAGGAAATCCCGGACATCCACCGTTAATTGATGATGTGACTCAAGCTCAGTTATGGCAAGCCCTGCAAGGAACAGCGCCGGATGGGGGACTGTGGAACGGTCGCCAGGTGGCAGACTGGTTGACAGGAGTAACTGGACGAAAAATTAGCCGACAAAGGGGATGGGAGATTCTGCGACAAATGACATTTCGGCTTCGTGTACCGAGACCGGCTCACATCGAAAGTGACGAAGACGAGCAGCAAGCCTGGAAAAAAAAACTGGTAACGGAGTTAGAGGGACTTCGCCGGAGATACCCTGATGCACAGGTGCAATTGTGGAGCGAAGATGAACACCGTCTGGGACTCAAACCGGTGATGCGACGTATTTATGTAGCGGAAGATTGTCAACCACTCGCCCATATTAATTGGAAATTCGAGTGGTTATGGCTATATGGTTTTGTGAGACCGGAAACGGGAGAGACTTATTGGTGGATTATACCTTACGTCAATACAACTCTATTTAGTCGAGTGTTACAGGAGTTTGCTGCCGAATTTAAATTAGGTCCAAATCAACACATTATGTTAGTGGTTGATCAAGCCGGATGGCATATCAGTAAGAATCTGAAAGTACCCGAAGGACTGCATTTAATGTTTCTACCGTCCCATTCCCCGGAACTACAACCAGCAGAAAGACTGTGGCCTCTGGTAGATGAACCCATTGCCAATCGTTCATTTGAGAATCTTGATCAGCTAGAGGAACTCTTGTGTGCTCGCTGCCGAAGTTTGTGGAAACAGCGCGAATTAATTCGAGGCTTGACCAGTTTTCATTGGTGGCCTCAAACCGAGACTTTACTATAA
- a CDS encoding short-chain dehydrogenase/reductase SDR, translating into MSWLLHPGNLAKHYPHPKSESLGGRDQRQVSHDYCKDGYTEMTQKIPEQVGDKMTAEIPFRRFGEPLDIAGTVAF; encoded by the coding sequence ATGTCCTGGCTGTTACATCCGGGAAATCTCGCTAAACATTACCCTCACCCTAAATCAGAATCCCTGGGGGGGAGAGACCAGCGACAGGTAAGCCATGATTACTGCAAGGACGGCTATACCGAAATGACTCAAAAAATCCCTGAGCAAGTCGGCGATAAAATGACCGCAGAAATTCCTTTCCGGCGTTTTGGTGAACCATTAGATATCGCCGGGACTGTGGCTTTTTGA
- a CDS encoding retropepsin-like aspartic protease family protein, protein MNNHSINGKSHFPSLVQTIPITVGLLVVSAAFYPQGLATAQEQPGCFARTRSGRLINLNQICNFPEVVTPPSGTAVLPGAAAGVYQAPIIRRHQGIPVVLATFNDSQPFPMMIDTGASGTVITPLMAEVLGVVRTGRGLANTPSEQNVEFDLGEIISIEVGGAMASNLTVAIAPALEVGLLGQDFFGQYDVTIREDVIEFRTRG, encoded by the coding sequence ATGAATAACCACAGTATCAATGGTAAATCCCATTTTCCTAGTTTAGTGCAGACTATACCTATTACAGTAGGTTTACTGGTGGTAAGTGCCGCATTCTATCCCCAAGGGTTGGCTACAGCACAAGAACAACCAGGCTGTTTTGCTCGGACAAGATCAGGTCGGTTGATTAATCTGAATCAAATTTGTAATTTTCCCGAAGTTGTGACCCCCCCCAGTGGTACTGCTGTCCTTCCCGGTGCAGCCGCCGGAGTTTACCAAGCACCCATTATTCGGCGACACCAAGGCATCCCAGTCGTATTGGCTACTTTTAATGATAGCCAACCGTTTCCAATGATGATTGATACGGGGGCCAGTGGAACTGTCATCACGCCGCTGATGGCGGAGGTATTGGGTGTGGTTCGGACGGGGCGAGGTTTGGCGAATACCCCCAGCGAGCAAAATGTTGAATTTGACCTGGGTGAAATTATCTCTATTGAAGTTGGCGGCGCAATGGCTAGTAATTTGACAGTGGCGATCGCACCTGCTTTAGAAGTAGGATTGTTAGGGCAGGACTTTTTTGGTCAGTATGATGTGACTATTAGAGAAGATGTGATCGAGTTTCGGACGAGGGGATAA
- a CDS encoding DUF4278 domain-containing protein, whose protein sequence is MKLAYRGVNYNHEFQPMDVVESEVCGKYRGQDCHFHYPRHIPVPQPHGNLKYRAVSYSVGEPRDQNTMMVAVATSDAKPEPPPATSGDTCAIAPEELAKVHSANLCRLLERRQKAARERGDQRLLSLLEAEAQHIAC, encoded by the coding sequence ATGAAACTAGCCTATCGTGGCGTTAACTATAACCATGAATTTCAACCAATGGATGTGGTAGAATCAGAGGTTTGTGGAAAATATAGGGGCCAAGATTGCCATTTCCATTACCCTCGCCATATTCCTGTCCCCCAACCCCACGGAAACCTGAAATATAGGGCTGTTTCCTACTCTGTGGGTGAACCTAGAGACCAAAACACTATGATGGTGGCTGTAGCGACAAGTGATGCTAAACCTGAGCCACCCCCGGCGACGAGTGGGGATACCTGTGCGATCGCTCCTGAAGAATTAGCTAAAGTACATTCGGCTAATTTGTGCCGTCTTCTGGAACGGAGACAGAAAGCAGCCCGGGAACGAGGCGACCAAAGATTGTTGAGTTTGTTAGAGGCAGAAGCTCAACACATAGCCTGCTAG